GCTTCGCTGACATTAGGCAGTCCAATTGTCTGCCGTGCGTAAATAAACCTAAAAGTTATTACCAGATTTTAGGAAAACAATTAGTCAAGTAACTTGTATTGTTCCAACTATAGAATGATAAGAACAGAAGAAAAATATGGCTATCTGATATAACAATCAGAGACAACTGTTTTGCAGTCTAGAACACATTCACTTACCATTAAGTGCAAGTGAATCCAACACATAGGAAAGATTGTTAATGATCAAGATGTCATAATAGGCGGAAACCATATAACAAGAAGATTATAGTAAACAATAAAATAAACTATAGTAACAGTGAAATAAATTAGCCATTGGCGTAACTTTAGGAATCGATTTGTGATGAAAACACTTGTAGATCATGAAACACATCAGCTGCAAGTCTCATAATCAGCTCAGCAGTATTTTGCATTATAGACATAGCTGAACACTAAAATAATCATATTGACAAAAGGTTATATAACAGAACTAGTATAATACCTCCAAATAGTTTTAGCAAAATAATCTGTGCTGCAGATGTCATTCACAGTCAGTGGCATATGTATAGTAGCAGACACATCTTGATACCAGCTGGTGTGTAAAATTAGAAACTCTATGGTTAGTAGGAAGATTGATTGTTTCTTAAAGTTCTTCATATATAGTAAGAAACAGCATATTTGTGCCAAATCTTTTTGTTAGTGAAAAATATAGTTTTTCTTGGTATCATTATCTCCCAAGTAGAAGTTTATGTGAAATTGTCAGAATAATCCACCTAAGTGTAAAGTGCAAAgtggaaagaaaaaagaagaagaagaaggagaagaacctTAGGGATGATACAGCTTTACAAAGTGTAGATTAACAGGAAAATTTCTCAGTTGTCAAAAAGAATTACATGTGTTCATTTATAAAACAGGGGAATTATTTCGCAGAAGGTAATCTTCACATGAGATGGAGTAATAATTTTTCACATATCTATTTGAAAAGTGATGAAGAAGGAGTAAAATCAAGTATGTACAAATAATCAATGGCAATGAAAGGGTTGTGGAAcaataaaaaaaagagaaaagaaattgtATCTAAAGGGGAAGATAAAACTCAATGAGTGCAAACTAAATCAGAAAAGAAAGTGAACAAATTAACGATAGCACACTGAACTATCCACATAAACACTTAAACAAACACATATAACTAGTGATAAAATTTCAGTATGCAAAATTGTGTTTCAATGTGCTACTGGAATGTATGCTCCAAATGAGTAAGGGAAGAAGCTTCCAATCATCAGTGGTCTGCCAAAACATAAAGCTATGAAGCTCTTAACACCAATTGAATAAGAGGAATACATTAATGGCATGAATGTTCCTAGACAAATCATCAGCATACTTGATCTAAGCAATCGTGAGTGTGCGTCCATATTTTAACATTTATAGATCCATTTTGAAATTACATTGTGAGTGCAATTAACGGGAATATTCTTCCGATCACATGGATAAGTTATTGAGTATCCATTCAGAAGATTAAGTTGTATCAATTTTTAAGACTCAATGGTTTGTTGAGGATGCTATTCGTATTTCTGTATAAATCACATTATCAAAAGTAACAAACTTTTTCAGAAGACACTATTTAATTCTACCATGCTTATACACCAAACATAGTAGCATCAGTCAAATGTGAATCAAGGTATTGACGCAGTCACACAACCAATAATCTGAAGAATTTATTCGGGTTAATATACACATACACCCTAGAATCCAAAGAATTACATAAATGACTGACCAACAATATGTGATATTTCACAAGTTCGccccatatatatattttttttatagatatATATGTAAAGATTATATAGATAGAAGTGTTATTCCATATTGTTTCCTAGATATTCTTATGCTGAAATCTGATTAAAACTTCCACATTTCATGGTTTCTAGTTGTTCCTTCATTTATTTTGGATGTTTTTGCTCTTTGCAACACGTTGTCGATGCATTTGATTCAAGGTTATTTGTAGTTATCTCATCCAATAAACTTCAGTTCAATAAAGACATTCTCTCCTGCAACATTTCATGACAGAATCTTTACCTTTGGTCGAAATATTTGTTACTGTGGGCAGCCTGTTTGTAGTCTTCTCCTAAAGTTGCTAAATTGCTCAACGCAAATAACTATGGTACGATACTTACTGTAGAAAAATTTACATTTCAAAGCACCTAATCCATTTATCGTACACAATATTCCATCATTTAAGATTGAGAAATAAACTActcaaagaaaaatcaagatctTGCTGACATGGCTACTACACTACTCTAAAGAACACCTAATAACTAAAGAGAAACCACATACTCGAAGCCTCCTGTTATTCTGTAGGATGAGAACAAGTGCCCCAACATTTGTGATTGAGATATAAACTCAGACCGGGCTCCAAAAAAAGAGTGAGACACAAGATATTGAAGTTATAATATAACTATTTTTCTTCCCGTTGAACTTTTCTTTTGTATTCAAACAAACACATACAAGAAAATCGTTATTTTTCTTGTGTTTCCTTTATTTTATCTTTCTTAAAACTCAACTGCGCATTGCTCTTTTGGTGTTCAAAAGGATACATAAGAAGATATGGCAGTAAAGGGTGAGTGAGTCACTAAGCAATTGCTTGTGTGGCAAAAATTAAAAAGGAACACACACTGATTCGGTTACATTTCCCCCCTCTTTTTGTCTAACAAAGTTCATTTTTGCTTTCTTGTATACTAATCAAGTAATCAACTACTCAATTCCGAACTGATTAGAtcaatatttatttcattttagtAGTAAGTTCATATAAATAGCACTTTGAATCTAATTATCCCAAGCGCAGAGGAAATTCAATTTTTTAATAAGCTTCTAGGTTAACATCCTACCGATTGTACTGTAGACAATTCCCAACACAGTGCATCACTAAGGTCATCTTAGGTTGATTTTTTAGTGTCAATAAATCGAAAAGCTGGCTTTATTTAACCACCAAGTTGATAGTTTATAAAGgcaaaaattaattataaaaacatATGCTAAAACAATCTATGCATTATAGAAATAGCAAAAGAATCCATCTCAAATACCCATAGACCGTCAGCCTTTGAGAAATATGTTAAAGCCCCAAATACCCTAATTATCGCCAAATAAACTGACAGAAAACAATTGAAACAACTTCAACGCACAACTGAGAAAACGAGAAGCACATAAGCTAATAATTGGAAAATTAATTGATAGAGAACGAAGATAACAAATTCAACATTCACCTAAGATGAAGAGGTCAGAGATCGAACAAAGAAACAAAGGTATTTGATGATATATACGATCAGCAAAAACATAGTAGAAGCGAGAAGAAAAACATAGCAAATATTTAGTAATTGAAGTGAAGCGGTTACCTCGTCCTTGGTAAGTCAACTGATAAGTTTGGTCGTTCAAGTATTTTTTCCAAAACAATAGAGAAGACAGAAATATGCATTAGAAATTTAACAAAATGGTAATTCATTGAAGAATTTTCTCAAACACCTAGAGAATTTTAATAGAAATGGCATTTGTTCAAGAATTTTCTCGAATATTCCTCAAGACAAATACAGATAAAGATGAATCAAGAGATGATAGAAGGGATACCCAACAGAAAATACGATTGACGGAAAAAAACACACTGCAGTAAAAAGTTGAAAGTCCTCAAGACAAATACAGATAAAGATGAATCAAGAGATGGTAGAAGGGATACCCACCAGAAAATACGATTGATTGACGGAAGAAAACACACTGCAGTACAAACTTGAGAGcaagaggagagagagagagcagaTGTTCTGAGCGTTACTTTTCTGGAGATGCCGTTCGTTCGAGATTTTTAGCTGAGAAACCAGGGGTGCTTCCACATGTTAAAGTTGGAACTACACGTGTTAAGCTGAGTGATCGACTGAATAGCTTTGAAATGACAGAAGTATCCTCAGATTAATTTTTATTTCCATGAAAGCACACATATTGACCTAGAGGTGCTTGCAATTCTCTCTTATTAGTAAGTAGTAACACTCTTGTAGCATGGCCAAGCACAATCAGATTTCTACATGCTCATCCCAAGGGACATAGCACAAAAGGATAGTCTACAGCATGATAAGAGTGTGTTCGTATATTCTTGTACCTTTGAAAAGCCTTCAGAGAATAGTAGTGATGACAAATGAGGAGACTCTAGGCCCCCTAATTATGTAACTTACTGAAGAACAGAGTAGGAGAAGGAATTAGAAGCAATGACTTGGATCAGAGGCAAGGCAACTAATGAAATTCCACTGTTACACAATACTATGGAAACAATAATATAGATACAAGATAGCGCATCATTCCTCGTCTCCTTCCCTCAAATACGATGAAATACTACAAATCCCCTTCTTCCTATGGTAAAACTAAGGACCAGTTAGGGCGAAGGACCTTAAACCTCAGACCATGTCACCAAAGGGTAAGTAGGAAAAGCCACTGTCGGCCTTAAAATGAAGTGCCCAGTAACACAGTTCCTTCAATCAAAACCAAAATCAAGCAATGTTCCATTCTAGATAGGAAGTTCCTTATCCAAAATATTTCCCTAATATAACCAACCAACCACTGCATCAAGCATCAGTCAGGCTGTCTTTTATTAAGTTAGGGTTGTAAGAGAAAAGCTACAAGTTCCAGTTCAAAAAGCTGACAGTCACTGCATCTAGAGCTGCTTTTCATTCCAACGCAGTTACAAAACTCAAGAGAACATTTTCTCAATCAAGAAAAGCAATGTTGTTCTTTTCAGCCTTTCTGAACCATATACTTCTCGATTTCTCAAGAACACAACAGGCATATAGAGCCAAGATGAACCAGCAAAAACATAAACTCTGGTATGGCGATACAAAATCGCTTATGCTTAACAGGAAGGGAAGGGGGAGGAACACAGTCAAGTTCTGGAGGGACAGTGAAGATATCATATCCTCTACTTTTACCTCATTATCTAACTACCGTACTCAACGGAAATAATCAGTACCCATATTTTTGTTACTTCCCCCCAACAATCCCCATCATGTTCACCACAACCAACCATAGTGTAAAACTTCAAACCAAAAAACACAAAGAAACTATAGAGATGAAAACAAAAGCCAAAAGTGGCTGGAATTTTGATGTCCAAGCACAAAAATTCAGCATAGATAGAATAATCTTAAGAGAAACTTTGATTAGAAAATACGGAACAAAATTATCACATATAAGAACAACAGCAGCACAAACTCGGGTGAAATCTAAAAACATTAAGGAGCACAGAGCCCCTCATCCAAGCAAATCCCACAATAGAACCCGGAAGATTTAAGATCAACAAAGATTAGACATATGGACATGCATATTTCAATTTGTACAGATTCGATTATTAACATAGACATTAACAGGGTATACTTGTTATTTACAGTCACATGAGGAGAGAAATTGCCTAATAGAAGCAACGGAATGTATAACACTAATCTTTACACATCCTTCTACCAGACCTTACAAAAGGGGAAAGATGCCATCATTGTTGTCATCATCCAAATCAAAATACTTGAACCCAATATCATTGTCCGGATTCGGATTGAAGTTGGGGCCCACGTAGCATTTCATCTCATGAAACAGGTTCAAGTTGTCCACAAGCTTGTGAAACACATTGCATCCACAACACTGCCAAAACAACAAACCAAGTAAATTAGTATATAATACAGGCCCAAATAGATGTAACTCGTAAAGTGCTTGTAAGTCAAGTACCTGGACAAAAACAGTGCCATCAGTATAAGCATGAGGATTGATTGCACGAGTGGTGCGCTGGCCACAAACATTGCAAGTAAAGGCTACACGCATACGTCTTCGTGGAGATTTAGTAAAGAGAGACCAAGGGAAGGTGGAAATCTGGTCTGTACTGGATTCAGAATCTGAACCAGCAGGCACAGGTGGCCCTTCCATACCTGAGCCAGTAGTCCAGCCTCTTACATTAGCTGCGCTAAGGACCAAACCCATAGCATCATCCTGGTAAAAATCCCTACTGATCATGAGGACCCCAAATTCACCACAATTCCGCAAcccaaaagataaaataaaaagaacGAAAAATTTCAACAAAGAAAAACAGGAAACTTGAGGTTGATGATTCAAAAAATCCATCCGCCACCCACCAGTTGGAAGCCCAACAATTAAgctcccgtttggccataaagTTTGGGAgatttttttcaaactttgtTTTCAAATATCTGTTTGTTAATAGATTTTAACCATTTTTTGGCAGATTTTTTCAAAATCTTCAAATCTCAAAAACAGCTCTAGagtagtttttgaagtttttttctaacaaaacttcaaattcttttaagcatgtccaaacacaatttctAACTTTCAAAAATCATTTTTCATCTCATCCTCAAAAACtcattttttcaagtttcaatcaaatctatgtccaaacgctatctaaatcaaatgaagaaatgaactttGAGGTGATGAGCCAAAGTTCATTTGAACACCAAGGTTCATTTTTCACCTTTAGAACCACCAATCAGAACACCAAAATCACCACGATTTTGTCAAAGCCGAACAATTAAATCAAATTAGAAAAGAATATTCTAGACAGATGGATAAAAAAATAACCATAAGTAAGTAAACCTGCCAGCCGAAACGCAAAATCAGCCCCAATTTCGTGAAAACCCAACAATTAAATAAAAAAGGGAACTTTGAGGTTGATGAATCAAAAATACCTCTAGATAGAGGAGACCCACCAGTCAAAACACCAAATTGACCATATTTTCGCAGAAACCCAACAATTAAATCAAATAAAGATAGCAACTTTAAGTATGATCAATCAAAAATACCCTCGGATAGAGCAGACCCACCAATCAAAATCCCGAAAGAATACAATAATTTCGGGCAAACCCGACAATGAAATAAGAAAAGATTACAACTTTAAGTGAAGATCAGTCAAAAGTACCTTGGATAGAGTAGGATTATTGAGGATTGGAACGATGCTGGTGCAGTCATTGGCATCCGATTGAAAATCAGGTTCATTTCCATTATCTGAAAAAaatagaaacaaaaaaaaaacaaaataatttGTGTTAGAAGAAATAAATGATGATAatgaataaaaaaatatatgagAAAGATGAGTGAATATACTTTTGCGTGAAACGGAAAACTTGACAAATTTacgggaagaagaagaagaaggaaggtcTTTGGATTTAGGAGAGAAGATGGAGAGAGAAGGGGAGTAAGACGTGAGAGTTTCCATGGCTATCAGTGAAGCTTTTGAGATTTTTATTGTTTGCGTCTGGTTTTGTAAAGTTGTAACGAAAATGAAACAAGAAAATTATCTGGCTTTGTTATACACTGTTGAGTTGCCGACTTAAATACTAGCTTatcaaaaaatgaaaaagaaaacacAAATGTAAcactaagctagcgtttggccatacattcccaaatttattctgaaaaatctgatttgtgtgaagtttggtttgaagataaaaATGTATTTGGACATCTGTCTTGCATGAAGTTTGGTTtgtaaaaacatgaaacatgacttatactcacaagttctaaaaactatcatgaatacccaacaataccattatcaataacattcattatattatcgcaaactatagtcctgaacataaataaatttgatgcaaaattatcatttttataatgaactacatgatacactttGAGATGACCGAGAAGATGAAACAACAtcattacaaaataataaatggtgggctcttttataaaatacaaaaatttgggataatctttaaaaaatataatagtgatattttggattgagctggttttggaatttgggatttgggacttaagatttggccaaaatgtaggtaaaatctatggccaaacatgtattTGCCAAATAAAACTTAAATTTATTTTAGCAAAATCTATAGCCAAACGGGTCGTTAGAAAGATTGCAAGCTGAAAAAGAACATCTATGCAACTTCTGATTAAAGAGAACATGGACCCTAAGAAATCTGACGAAATCAAACATATATTATTCCGTCAAATTATATAGCATGAAAGTTAATAGTAATTTTTTTCAATCTTCTTATATTTTTTATAGATACAGAGACGATTGCATTATCGCTGGTAATCAACCATTGTTTTGACTACCTTTGATCTATTAATTATAGTATTTTGGTGTTGGCCTTTTCTATAATGCAGATAACCCATGGACGTTTTTGCAACCACGCCAAGCGGCAAACATTCTAGAAATACAAAATTGAAAATATAGTTTCTTTTGGAGAAATTGAGGTATATTAAGGAATtaatattttatgttattttacaGTATTTATCTTTAATAGGAAAAAATAAGATATGGAAGGGAGCGCTTATCTCTTTGGAGATCAACTTAGAAAAATAGAATCGATTTGCAATTTTTGATTtccttcttgctttaatttttatGTTGATTGTGTTTAGTTTCTTATGTATTAGATACCACCTGAAGGTGGTTTTCTTTGTTTTATTCTTTTGGTTTTGtctatttaataatttatttaattcttTTCTAAATGATTATTAATGTTATGTTGTCTTTGTGTAGGTCAGCACGTTGGTTATAAGATTTTGCAAGATTGGGGTTGACTCCGGTTATCAATATTACAAAAAATAGCTATATTATTTTAATCACACAttttatttttcatataaaatattttttcatcGAATAAAATAGATGTACTTTAAACTTCCCATTGCTCAAAAACCAGTGCCGCACTTAACAAGGCTAAAAGGATATTCTATGATATTTGCCTATCCAAATATTAGATTTCTGCCCGAATCATGAATTCCTTCCGTAATTCAGATTTCTCTTTTGTAGTGTAAATTTGTTTGAGTTCATGTTTCTATATCTTTTTAGATAACACGACTGAAATTATTAGATTTTATCACATAAAGCCTACTTTTCTTTTAACATAGAAAGCTTTACTTCATACTTATTAGAAGAGAAGTGATTAAAGGTTTGAGTTAATCATTCAATCCAACTAAAATAAAGATTGCAGGTTacaacaatgagtacaaaatttgAATCATGCACAGGTATGGGTCAATCCTTATACATGGTATCTCATACTGTCTTAATGATAAAATTTCATTAACTACAATACATATGTAGTTGAATGTTTAATATTTTTGGTAAGATATTTCGTGCATCGCACGAATATAGAGACtagtattattataaaagcatgaatacaatatcggtttataaaaataatcttataatattaagcataataactcataataaaaggacataaccaaaattctagatattagccttataattctattagttttaggacatcaTACGAcgcgttaggaatcctacatgattacctttaggaatcctattagtataattactttcaggATGTCTAAtttatataaaattgaacaagtaaatatctttagtcatgtaatcctattacttttacgatatatttcttaaaattttatattactaatttaatttaaaaacgtattataatgtcctattactaatttaatttgagaatgtattatgaGCCCGTTTGAATTAgctgatttgaagtagctgataagcattaggtgctgaaaagcagttttaagtgctgaaactgatttaataaataagcagttacgtgtttggatacaagtgctgaaattgataataagtTGCTGCAATATTTGATAAAAAAGTGCTGATAAGTTCTTTTTCTGTTAAAATAACTTAAATAACCTTATAATTGTTTACACTTATAAAGGCataatttcttcaaaattttagattttagatcgattcaaatacaaaatattctatttgtcattttattttaaatacaactgtgcttagataagataatttttatgaaaaatataatttattttatgataagcatataatcataagttataatacttaataaattgacaaaagtttctcagtaaaaaatgaacctaaataggacaaaatatttgaagagaaacaaacattgtcttcatcaccacAACACTTAGAAAGCAATACACCAAAAAATTAATATGTCCTCATTTATTACATTCAAttcaaagattaatacacaaTTACATTGATATAAATATGCAAAGGAATAAAAGATTCGCTTATCTTAAATAGTCAATGAGAATTGCAAACTTGAAGAGCCCGGGGATAGGTTGAAAAAATACTTGAG
This region of Nicotiana tomentosiformis chromosome 4, ASM39032v3, whole genome shotgun sequence genomic DNA includes:
- the LOC104111945 gene encoding uncharacterized protein codes for the protein METLTSYSPSLSIFSPKSKDLPSSSSSRKFVKFSVSRKNNGNEPDFQSDANDCTSIVPILNNPTLSKDDAMGLVLSAANVRGWTTGSGMEGPPVPAGSDSESSTDQISTFPWSLFTKSPRRRMRVAFTCNVCGQRTTRAINPHAYTDGTVFVQCCGCNVFHKLVDNLNLFHEMKCYVGPNFNPNPDNDIGFKYFDLDDDNNDGIFPLL